From Aspergillus fumigatus Af293 chromosome 5, whole genome shotgun sequence, a single genomic window includes:
- a CDS encoding FAD-dependent oxidoreductase — MNKETIVVIGAGVIGLTTALHIQQHLHPSQNILIVARDFPNTTSLNYASPWAGAHYRPVPGSSPQAARENSQARRTYQYFKHLAAEDPSSGVQMLDGEEHLESPPPEYLHEANIQNAYAHLDGFRRLTADEIPPEVQWGVRYHTYVVNSPVYCAYLLRKFVLNGGQTREYTLVDPMEAFELSGTGTGPVRTVVNCSGLGFGDPKSFIIRGQTCLVRNPCSVTITRQNSDGTWSFCIPRPLSGGTIIGGTKQPHDWNPTPSLETRKQLLSSAEKWFPFTEGSGGQFDVIRDIVGRRPAREGGMRIEAERVGGDRFIVHAYGAGGRGFELSWGVAQDVVQLMFENGLARQKVSL, encoded by the exons ATGAATAAAGAAACCATAGTAGTCATCGG CGCGGGTGTAATCGGCCTCACCACAGCCCTCCACATCCAACAACACCTGCACCCCTCTCAAAACATTCTGATCGTTGCTAGAGACTTCCCCAACACCACCTCCCTCAATTATGCTTCCCCCTGGGCCGGCGCACACTACCGCCCCGTCCCAGGGTCCTCACCGCAAGCCGCACGCGAAAACAGCCAAGCACGCCGCACATATCAGTACTTCAAGCACCTTGCAGCGGAGGATCCCTCCTCAGGCGTCCAAATGCTCGACGGCGAGGAACACCTCGAGTCCCCGCCACCGGAGTACCTGCACGAAGCCAACATCCAGAACGCGTACGCGCATCTGGACGGCTTCCGCCGCCTGACAGCCGATGAGATACCTCCCGAAGTGCAATGGGGCGTGCGCTATCACACGTACGTGGTCAACTCGCCGGTATACTGCGCGTACCTGCTTCGGAAGTTCGTCCTTAATGGCGGGCAGACGAGAGAGTATACGCTCGTAGACCCGATGGAGGCGTTTGAGCTGTCCGGGACGGGGACGGGGCCTGTCAGGACGGTTGTGAACTGCTCGGGGCTGGGATTCGGGGATCCTAAATCCTTTATTATTCGAG GGCAAACGTGTCTTGTCCGTAACCCCTGCTCTGTGACCATCACCCGCCAAAACTCAGACGGCACATGGTCTTTCTGCATTCCTAGGCCTCTGAGCGGCGGAACGATCATCGGCGGCACCAAGCAACCACACGACTGGAATCCAACACCCTCGCTTGAGACGAGGAAGCAGCTTCTCTCCAGTGCGGAGAAATGGTTCCCCTTTACTGAGGGGAGTGGTGGTCAGTTTGATGTCATCCGTGATATTGTCGGGCGGAGGCCCGCGAGGGAGGGTGGGATGAGGATCGAGGCGGAGAGAGTGGGAGGTGATCGCTTCATTGTGCACGCCTATGGGGCTGGGGGACGGGGCTTCGAGTTATCGTGGGGAGTCGCACAGGATGTTGTGCAGTTGATGTTTGAAAATGGGTTGGCGCGGCAGAAGGTGTCGTTGTAG